A single region of the Opitutaceae bacterium genome encodes:
- a CDS encoding AAA family ATPase: MLENILVPRAYPLASTFNLDPNEVDPTIEVIGYDIPDPGTIDDPELQSHAAFLKAAVPEVDPGYQFRRELIRDVFYWWDFGEDVLLLYGPTGAGKTSLFEQWCARLGVPLFSFRGHRDFKEHEAFGHKDLVDGNTVFTPGPMTLAAQYGLPVICNEYDRIQPGKAIVFNDVFEGRPFPVPGNHSQIVVPTPGFRAVLTANTNLVEDPSGNYQTAVAADTSLLERIYAVKVGYPDVETEVGMLKKALAGFDDALLAYWFDQEGIKVGTASGIKTGSAVSRDEFISGMVEVANKIRAQSKDGGSADDAALERTMSTRILRKWAVHTIRHAKSPEKYGKSALHLALKKYLSGLATESTTIALHQAVETVFGISEDLK, translated from the coding sequence ATGCTGGAAAACATTCTGGTGCCGCGCGCCTACCCGCTCGCGAGCACCTTCAACCTCGACCCCAATGAAGTGGATCCCACGATCGAGGTGATCGGCTACGATATTCCGGACCCCGGCACCATTGATGATCCGGAACTGCAAAGCCATGCGGCATTCCTGAAGGCTGCCGTGCCAGAGGTCGATCCGGGCTACCAGTTCCGCCGCGAACTCATCCGCGACGTCTTCTACTGGTGGGACTTCGGCGAGGACGTGCTGCTGCTCTACGGCCCGACCGGGGCCGGCAAGACATCGCTCTTCGAGCAATGGTGTGCGCGCTTGGGGGTGCCTCTGTTTAGCTTCCGTGGTCACCGCGACTTCAAGGAGCACGAGGCCTTCGGGCACAAGGATCTGGTGGACGGCAATACCGTCTTCACGCCCGGCCCGATGACACTGGCGGCACAATACGGCCTGCCGGTGATCTGCAACGAGTACGATCGCATCCAGCCGGGGAAAGCCATCGTCTTCAACGACGTTTTCGAAGGCCGGCCCTTCCCGGTCCCGGGCAACCACAGTCAGATCGTGGTGCCAACGCCCGGGTTTCGCGCCGTGCTTACCGCCAACACCAACCTTGTGGAGGATCCGTCAGGGAACTACCAGACGGCCGTCGCCGCGGACACGTCGCTCCTCGAGCGCATCTACGCGGTGAAGGTCGGTTATCCCGACGTTGAAACCGAGGTGGGCATGCTCAAGAAAGCCCTGGCGGGCTTCGATGACGCGCTGCTCGCCTACTGGTTCGACCAGGAAGGCATCAAGGTGGGCACCGCCAGCGGGATCAAGACGGGCTCGGCGGTCAGCCGCGACGAGTTCATCTCCGGCATGGTGGAAGTAGCCAACAAAATCCGCGCCCAGTCGAAAGACGGCGGATCGGCCGATGACGCCGCGCTCGAGCGCACGATGTCCACGCGCATCCTGCGCAAGTGGGCGGTGCACACCATCCGGCACGCCAAGTCGCCGGAGAAGTACGGCAAGAGCGCGCTGCACCTGGCGCTCAAGAAGTACCTGAGCGGCCTGGCCACCGAGTCGACCACCATCGCGCTGCACCAGGCCGTTGAGACGGTGTTTGGCATCAGCGAAGACCTGAAATAA